The genomic interval AATGGAAAAGGGTCAACTGCCGCGATTATTTCCAATATCCTGCAGAAGGCAGGATACAGAACAGGTCTTTACACATCACCTCACCTCATAGATTTTACTGAACGGATCAGGATCAATAATGTCCCCATTTCTGAAGAAAGGGCATCCTCACTGATAAGGCATATAAGGGATAGAATTATTAATGGGGGCATAGCCCCAACCTTCTTTGAGTTTTCGACTGCCCTTTCGCTGCTGTATTTTGCAGAGGAATCTGTTGACATTGCTGTGATGGAAGTCGGCATGGGGGGGCGGCTGGATGCAACGAATATAATTAATCCGCTCGTATCAGTAATTACCAATATTGAATATGACCATACCGAGTATCTGGGCAGGTCACTGGAAGAGATAGCAGTGGAAAAATGCGGGATTATAAAAATGGGAGTTCCGCTCGTTTCCTCAGAGAGGAGGCCTGATATATTTTCTGTATTGGAAAGGGCGGCTGAGGAAAAAGGAAGTCCTGCGTATTGGTACGGCAGGGACTTTGTCTGCGAGCCTGTGGAAATCGGCAGGTACAGAAGCAGATTCATCTATAGCGGCCGAAAGCATCAGCGCCTGCAGCTTGAGACCGGGCTTCTCGGAAGTCATCAGTTGCTTAACATGGGGACTGCCCTTTATGCAACGGAGCTCTTGTCTGAGAAAGGATTGGATATGGCTGAGCAGGATCTTGTCAGCGGGGTGCTCGATGTGGCCTGGCCTGGAAGGCTTGAGACATGGGGGGACAACCGCCAGTTTCTGCTCGACGGCGCCCACAATCATGCTGCATCAGTTGTCCTGCGTGAGTTTATTGAGGACGTTCTGAAAAGAGACGGGGATAAAACCGGGATAGTCCTGATTTTCGGGGTGTTGCGCGACAAGGATGCCGGGTCTATGCTGAGAGAACTGATTCCCTCTGTGAAAGAAATAATACTGACCAGACCGGACACTGAGAGGGGACAGCCGCCGGAGGACCTGCAGAAGATAGTTGAAATGTCCGGCAGAAACTCACATGCTGCCAGGACGCTGGCTGATGCAATTTCCATTGCCCATGATATCGCATCTCCTTCTGATGTAATACTCATTGCCGGATCATTATATCTGGTAGGTGAGGCAAGGGCCATACTCTCCAGCGGACTGGTGAGTGGATGAGCAGATGAAAAAGCGGAACTCCTCCCTCTTCATGCTTGTCTGTTTCTTGTTTACAGCCGCATCATCTTCTTTTGCAGAAGCTCCCGTAACAAAGATCACTGCTGACATGCTTTCATATACCGGCGGCATATATTCTGCCAAAGGTAATGTGATAATCAATTATTCGGATAAGATACTCAGGTCTTCAGAAGTTGTCCTTGATAATAACAGCGGTGAGTTGAGGGCTTCAGGCGGGGTGGAGTTCCAGGATGGGGATAACCGGCTGTCATCAGAGAATCTCCTCGTAAATATGAAGACTTCATATGTAAGAATTGACAAAGGAAAAATGTTTATTAAAGAGGACAACTATCACATCGAGGGTGAAAAGATAGAACGGTTATCTGAAGACCGCTACCATATCAGGAGGGCGGTATTTACTACCTGTGATGGAGAGCCTCCGTGCTGGAGTTTTAAAGGCAGGAACATCAAAATTCACCTGAACCATTTTTTTACTGCGCAGCACGTTTCAATGGCTGTTAAGAAAGTCCCTGTATTCTATATCCCGTATATCGCCCTTCCTATAGTGCAGGAGAGACAGACAGGCTTGTTGATACCGAAGATAGGCTATAATACGGGCGATGGATTGAAGATAAATAATGCTTTTTTCTGGGCCATATCAGAGAGCATGGACGCCACGATTTATGCAGATTATCTCGGCGTGAAGGGGTGGGGCGAAGGGCTTGAGTACCGTTATGTTTACAGCAAAGATACGGGAGGCCAGTTTAATGGTTACTACCTGAATGATAATGAGCTCAACAAAGAGAGATGGTATATTAAATATGAGCACAGGCATCAAATTGCAAAGGACCTGTCTGCAAAATTGCGGATAAATCATCTGAATGATGAGGCATTGTACAAGGATATAAGTGAAGATGTCGGAGAAAGGGTCCAGAGGACCCAGGATTCAGACCTTTATGTAAGCAGGAGATGGGATCATCTAACATCGCACTTATGGGCACAGTATACGCAGAACCTGACCGGTGGCAGCTCCGGGATATTTCAAAGACTTCCGGAGGTCAGCGTAAATGTGATGGATACAAGGGCAGGCAGGCTTCCGGTTTACTATAATCTATCGGCTTCAGCCTCAAGGTGGGAGGAAGAGGATTCAGGGCTAACAAGATTGTTTGTTGCGCCGGCCCTGTCTGCGAGATTCTCCAGTAATGGTTTTGTCTTTATTCCGAAAGCGCGTCTTGAGCAGGCATCCTATTATGTTGATGGGAATAATGAGCCGGTCAGTTCTAATCTGTATGAACTTGGCGCATCATTGTCTGCCAAATTTTACCGGTCATTTAAAACCGGACATGGTGATTATTTGCACTTTGT from Nitrospirota bacterium carries:
- a CDS encoding bifunctional folylpolyglutamate synthase/dihydrofolate synthase, translating into MNELSYLYSLQQFGIKLGLSNIKELCAVSGNPQDKVRTVHIGGTNGKGSTAAIISNILQKAGYRTGLYTSPHLIDFTERIRINNVPISEERASSLIRHIRDRIINGGIAPTFFEFSTALSLLYFAEESVDIAVMEVGMGGRLDATNIINPLVSVITNIEYDHTEYLGRSLEEIAVEKCGIIKMGVPLVSSERRPDIFSVLERAAEEKGSPAYWYGRDFVCEPVEIGRYRSRFIYSGRKHQRLQLETGLLGSHQLLNMGTALYATELLSEKGLDMAEQDLVSGVLDVAWPGRLETWGDNRQFLLDGAHNHAASVVLREFIEDVLKRDGDKTGIVLIFGVLRDKDAGSMLRELIPSVKEIILTRPDTERGQPPEDLQKIVEMSGRNSHAARTLADAISIAHDIASPSDVILIAGSLYLVGEARAILSSGLVSG
- a CDS encoding LPS-assembly protein LptD, translating into MKKRNSSLFMLVCFLFTAASSSFAEAPVTKITADMLSYTGGIYSAKGNVIINYSDKILRSSEVVLDNNSGELRASGGVEFQDGDNRLSSENLLVNMKTSYVRIDKGKMFIKEDNYHIEGEKIERLSEDRYHIRRAVFTTCDGEPPCWSFKGRNIKIHLNHFFTAQHVSMAVKKVPVFYIPYIALPIVQERQTGLLIPKIGYNTGDGLKINNAFFWAISESMDATIYADYLGVKGWGEGLEYRYVYSKDTGGQFNGYYLNDNELNKERWYIKYEHRHQIAKDLSAKLRINHLNDEALYKDISEDVGERVQRTQDSDLYVSRRWDHLTSHLWAQYTQNLTGGSSGIFQRLPEVSVNVMDTRAGRLPVYYNLSASASRWEEEDSGLTRLFVAPALSARFSSNGFVFIPKARLEQASYYVDGNNEPVSSNLYELGASLSAKFYRSFKTGHGDYLHFVEPVLSYEYADGDKPDAGRPNLDLIEESGRRNVVSVSVINRLISMKDDRRFEPLYLKLTQRYYVNPDVSGSLNNKFSDTRIEAVLRLSDKISAETDTVYSHDDSEITSFNSDLKVAGGRSYINLGQRYSRETSIKFYTAEAGIVSDNITNSLKVWYDDADHVLRETNYTLRYMEQCWGISFSYNYRPEEKQFSVLLNLKGVGSAGRI